A section of the Streptomyces sp. CG1 genome encodes:
- a CDS encoding phosphocholine-specific phospholipase C, whose product MAEVNRRRFLQLAGATTAFTALNSSIQRAAALPAHHRTGTVKDVEHIVVLMQENRSFDHYFGTLRGVRGFGDPRSVSQNGKSVWKQSDGTKDILPFHPDADDLGLAFIQDLPHGWNDTHAAFNGGKYDKWVPAKGTTTMAYLTRKDIPFHYALADAFTLCDAYHCSFMGSTDPNRYYMWTGYVGNDGKGGGPVLGNDEKGYGWTTYPERLEKAGVSWKIYQDIGDGLDANGSWGWIQDAYRGNYGDNSLLYFNQYRDAKPGDALYDKARTGTDAKKGEGFFDQLKADVKAGKLPQVSWVVAPEAFTEHPNWPANYGAWYVSQVLDALTANPDVWAKTALFITYDENDGFFDHVVPPFPPASGAQGKSTLDASLDLFKGDAGHVAGAYGLGQRVPMLVVSPWSKGGYLCSETLDHTSIIRFIEGRFGVHEPNISPWRRAITGDLTSAFDFSRKDTKPVALPSTAGYQPPDHNRHPDYVPKPPANPSLPKQERGHRPTRPLKYAPMADAAVDTSTGKLTLTFASGAHAGAAFLVTSGNRIDGPWTYTTEAGKSLSDAWNSVYSGGTHDLAVHGPNGFLRLFKGKGRAAGPEATARHVGDHLELTFTNKGSGTVKLKVVNGYGGHPATVTVRPGATVKHTVDLTASKRWYDVTVTCDADPAFLRGFAGHVENGLPGVSDPAIASE is encoded by the coding sequence ATGGCCGAAGTCAACCGGCGCCGTTTCCTCCAACTCGCGGGCGCCACCACGGCGTTCACCGCGCTGAACAGCAGCATCCAGCGCGCCGCCGCGCTGCCCGCGCACCATCGCACCGGGACGGTCAAGGACGTCGAGCACATCGTCGTCCTCATGCAGGAGAACCGATCCTTCGACCACTACTTCGGTACGCTCCGCGGCGTCCGTGGCTTCGGTGACCCCCGCTCGGTCTCGCAGAACGGCAAGTCCGTCTGGAAGCAGTCCGACGGCACGAAGGACATCCTGCCCTTCCACCCCGACGCCGACGACCTGGGCCTCGCCTTCATCCAGGACCTGCCGCACGGCTGGAACGACACGCACGCGGCCTTCAACGGCGGCAAGTACGACAAGTGGGTGCCGGCCAAGGGCACCACGACCATGGCGTACCTGACCCGCAAGGACATACCGTTCCACTACGCGCTCGCCGACGCCTTCACCCTCTGCGACGCCTACCACTGCTCGTTCATGGGCTCGACCGACCCCAACCGCTACTACATGTGGACGGGGTACGTCGGCAACGACGGCAAGGGTGGCGGCCCGGTCCTCGGCAACGACGAGAAGGGCTACGGCTGGACGACGTACCCCGAGCGTCTGGAGAAGGCCGGGGTCTCCTGGAAGATCTACCAGGACATCGGCGACGGCCTCGACGCGAACGGCTCCTGGGGCTGGATCCAGGACGCCTACCGCGGCAATTACGGCGACAACTCGCTGCTGTACTTCAACCAGTACCGCGATGCCAAGCCCGGCGACGCCCTGTACGACAAGGCCCGCACCGGCACCGACGCCAAGAAGGGCGAGGGCTTCTTCGACCAGCTGAAGGCCGACGTCAAGGCCGGCAAGCTGCCGCAGGTCTCGTGGGTCGTCGCCCCCGAGGCCTTCACCGAGCACCCGAACTGGCCCGCCAACTACGGCGCCTGGTACGTCTCCCAGGTCCTGGACGCGCTCACCGCCAATCCGGACGTCTGGGCCAAGACCGCGCTGTTCATCACCTACGACGAGAACGACGGCTTCTTCGACCACGTCGTCCCGCCCTTCCCGCCGGCCTCCGGCGCCCAGGGCAAGTCGACCCTGGACGCCTCGCTCGACCTGTTCAAGGGCGACGCCGGCCATGTCGCGGGCGCCTATGGCCTCGGCCAGCGGGTGCCGATGCTCGTCGTCTCCCCGTGGAGCAAGGGCGGCTACCTCTGCTCCGAGACCCTGGACCACACCTCGATCATCCGGTTCATCGAGGGCCGCTTCGGGGTGCACGAGCCGAACATCTCGCCCTGGCGCCGCGCCATCACCGGCGACCTGACCAGCGCTTTCGACTTCTCCCGCAAGGACACCAAGCCGGTCGCGCTGCCGTCCACGGCCGGCTACCAGCCGCCGGACCACAACCGCCACCCCGACTATGTGCCGAAGCCGCCCGCCAACCCCTCGCTGCCCAAGCAGGAGCGCGGTCACCGGCCCACCCGTCCGCTGAAGTACGCCCCGATGGCGGACGCTGCCGTGGACACCTCGACCGGCAAGCTCACGCTCACGTTCGCGTCGGGCGCACACGCGGGCGCCGCCTTCCTCGTGACCTCCGGCAACCGCATCGACGGCCCCTGGACCTACACCACCGAGGCCGGCAAGTCCCTCTCCGACGCCTGGAACTCGGTCTACTCCGGCGGCACCCACGACCTCGCCGTGCACGGCCCCAACGGTTTCCTGCGCCTCTTCAAGGGCAAGGGCAGGGCGGCCGGACCGGAGGCGACCGCCCGGCACGTCGGCGACCATCTGGAACTCACCTTCACCAACAAGGGTTCCGGCACGGTGAAGTTGAAGGTGGTGAACGGCTACGGCGGCCACCCGGCCACCGTGACCGTGCGGCCCGGCGCGACGGTCAAGCACACCGTCGACCTCACCGCCAGCAAGCGCTGGTACGACGTGACGGTCACCTGTGACGCCGACCCGGCCTTCCTGCGCGGCTTCGCCGGCCACGTCGAGAACGGGCTTCCCGGCGTCAGCGACCCGGCGATCGCCTCGGAGTGA
- a CDS encoding phospholipid scramblase-related protein has protein sequence MTTQSNTPAGWYADPHGAPQTLRYWDGVQWTQHTNPEQAPAGQVPQQPVAPHQPVAPQHFGAPQAQAADPRVQRQVQRQAGVAAGGPGGGTLFTEPVLVVNQKAKLIEVTNEYKVMDQNGRDIGSVTEVGQGALRKIFRFLSSWDQFLTHKLEIRDAYGQPQLLLTRPAKIFKSRVVVTRPDGSPVGEIVQQNMIGKINFAMNANGQQVGAIKAENWRAWNFAIVDHADNEVARITKTWEGLAKTLFTTADNYVLQIHYQLPEPLLSLVVATALTVDTALKQDSRGWN, from the coding sequence GTGACCACGCAATCGAACACTCCTGCAGGCTGGTACGCGGATCCGCACGGAGCACCGCAGACGCTCCGCTACTGGGACGGCGTGCAGTGGACCCAGCACACCAACCCGGAGCAGGCGCCCGCCGGTCAGGTGCCGCAGCAGCCGGTCGCTCCCCATCAGCCGGTCGCTCCCCAGCACTTCGGCGCTCCGCAGGCGCAGGCCGCCGACCCCAGGGTGCAGCGCCAGGTGCAGCGGCAGGCCGGGGTCGCGGCCGGCGGCCCCGGTGGCGGCACCCTCTTCACCGAGCCCGTCCTGGTCGTGAACCAGAAGGCCAAGCTGATCGAGGTGACCAACGAGTACAAGGTCATGGATCAGAACGGCCGGGACATCGGCTCGGTCACCGAGGTCGGGCAGGGCGCGCTGAGGAAGATCTTCCGCTTCCTCTCCAGCTGGGACCAGTTCCTGACCCACAAGCTGGAGATCCGCGACGCCTACGGCCAGCCGCAGCTGCTGCTGACCCGGCCCGCGAAGATCTTCAAGTCCCGGGTCGTCGTGACGCGCCCGGACGGCTCGCCCGTCGGTGAGATCGTCCAGCAGAACATGATCGGGAAGATCAACTTCGCGATGAACGCGAACGGCCAGCAGGTCGGCGCGATCAAGGCGGAGAACTGGCGGGCGTGGAACTTCGCGATCGTCGACCACGCGGACAACGAGGTCGCCCGGATCACCAAGACCTGGGAGGGCCTCGCCAAGACGCTCTTCACGACCGCGGACAACTACGTCCTGCAGATCCACTACCAGCTGCCCGAGCCGCTGCTGAGCCTCGTGGTGGCGACGGCCCTGACCGTCGACACCGCCCTCAAGCAGGACTCACGGGGCTGGAACTGA